A genomic region of Deltaproteobacteria bacterium contains the following coding sequences:
- a CDS encoding acyl-CoA--6-aminopenicillanic acid acyl-transferase has product MSIAIPVVELAGTPYEIGLGHGRAMKELIVSLTTSITRVHQQNNALLRVDRESLVLFCMKNLGQLQKFSPELVLEMRGIADGAGIPFEDVLYLNCFLELEELRAPELGARLLPDSLWGCTTFNVTGQSGLGGRAFIGQTYDMEKFYEPYLCLLRITPQEGPAMLVITFAGMLGVCGMNARGLGAVINKVAATDARHGVIYPIVMRKALGAERVGDALGAMIFSQRASGITYQLAGQGVAFCVETSATRYQLLPIDGAIAHTNHFVGDEMRRFETANWLSHGGSMVRKQVADAFLARHRGSLEFEKLKELTCDHTNHPRCICAHGFPGEAETTAFHTVFGVVMEPGAGVMDLCPGNPCENGYVRLSL; this is encoded by the coding sequence ATGTCCATCGCAATACCGGTCGTGGAACTGGCCGGAACACCATACGAGATAGGGCTTGGGCACGGCAGGGCCATGAAGGAACTGATCGTGTCGCTGACAACGTCCATCACCAGGGTGCATCAGCAAAACAACGCCCTGCTCAGGGTCGATCGCGAGTCCCTGGTCCTCTTTTGCATGAAGAACCTCGGGCAGCTCCAGAAGTTTTCGCCCGAGCTGGTGCTTGAGATGCGCGGCATCGCCGATGGCGCGGGCATCCCTTTCGAGGATGTGCTGTACCTAAACTGCTTTCTCGAACTGGAGGAGCTGCGGGCGCCGGAGCTTGGCGCGCGTCTGCTGCCCGACTCCCTGTGGGGATGCACCACCTTCAACGTGACCGGCCAGTCCGGGCTCGGAGGCCGGGCCTTCATCGGCCAGACCTACGACATGGAGAAGTTCTACGAGCCGTATCTCTGCCTGCTGCGGATCACCCCGCAGGAGGGGCCGGCTATGCTGGTGATCACCTTTGCCGGCATGCTCGGCGTCTGTGGCATGAACGCCCGGGGCCTGGGGGCGGTCATCAACAAGGTGGCGGCCACCGACGCCCGCCACGGGGTTATCTATCCGATTGTCATGCGCAAGGCGCTGGGTGCCGAGCGCGTGGGGGACGCCCTGGGGGCTATGATCTTCTCCCAGCGCGCCTCGGGCATCACCTACCAGTTGGCCGGGCAGGGCGTGGCCTTTTGCGTCGAGACCTCGGCCACGCGCTACCAGCTACTCCCCATCGACGGAGCTATCGCCCATACCAACCACTTCGTGGGCGACGAGATGCGCCGGTTCGAGACGGCCAACTGGCTCAGCCACGGCGGCTCCATGGTCCGCAAGCAGGTGGCCGACGCCTTCCTGGCGCGCCATCGGGGGAGTTTGGAATTCGAAAAGCTCAAGGAATTGACCTGCGATCACACCAACCACCCGCGCTGCATCTGCGCCCACGGCTTTCCCGGCGAGGCGGAGACCACCGCCTTTCACACCGTGTTCGGGGTGGTCATGGAGCCCGGGGCCGGAGTCATGGATCTGTGTCCAGGAAACCCCTGCGAAAACGGATATGTACGCCTCTCTTTGTAG
- a CDS encoding molybdopterin oxidoreductase — translation MKTSTQRIITTCTRDCPNACGLVATVDGGRLIRLVGDPDHPLTRGVACHKTAKYIDRVYSPERITHPMMRRQGRWERATWDEVLDLIADRIRRIVEESGPEAILYYQGYGERTALKLLHRYFFNMLGGVTTLRGSLCGGAGQGAQNLDFGERVSHDPLDHRNSRSMVLWARNPASTNICLVPIIRDIRKRGGSVIVIDPAGTRSAALADHHIRPRPGYDGYLAMAAAKLILSAGGEDREFINHFSEGYERFRAILDRHGVAELCAMAGVSTTDAVILANTLMAQKPTSVLLGWGLHRYENAHYLIRAVDALGAISGNIGVPGGGVSQGFEEYGPFDRHYWGDTLNPPRRTLLIARVGEEILNAVDPKIRMIFVTAANPLCMAPNTAKVAEAFDSAEFVVYSGHFMDDTADHAQVFLPATTFLEEDDVTASYGHNYVGPVNRVIEPVGECRSEYRMFHGLAARFPFADRFRRNEDEWLRDLCAPIWAMGCDLPALRRGAFRLDAPMVPYADRTFPTPSGKFRFMTEFEPGELPRHDPEYPYRLLTIAPHGFICSERTMADHEPLPIIILNAQEAANNGLRDNDPVLVTSPVGRVRAKLQVDLDQRPDVAVTERGGWTKAGHGLNLLTRDMVSAVGQGTPFYETAVAITPCPQEGGMGARVLVVRHSPHAPGGVFCKELERLGAMLTTVSPLEGDALPQSPDNYEGLVVLGGPQHAFDDKASPHFVPLMRLMREFDAAGRPVAGICLGCQLLARAYGGKTWTMDGLEFGFITHRVTKAGMADRVIGSALPLPPLMEFHEDSFDLPEGAELLVIGDFCANQCFRIGNNAYGFQFHLEVDSRIADYWITGFRNGEFGNYAGYVGQFGDEFFVAVRQRLPVLVAESEAWCRKVAAAWAAAL, via the coding sequence ATGAAAACGAGCACGCAGCGGATCATCACGACCTGCACGCGGGACTGCCCCAATGCCTGCGGGTTGGTAGCCACGGTGGATGGCGGAAGGCTTATCAGGCTCGTTGGCGACCCGGACCACCCCCTAACCAGGGGAGTAGCCTGCCATAAGACGGCCAAGTATATTGATCGGGTATACAGCCCTGAACGTATCACCCACCCCATGATGCGCAGACAGGGCCGTTGGGAGCGGGCTACCTGGGACGAGGTCCTCGACCTCATCGCCGACCGGATACGCCGTATCGTGGAGGAGTCTGGACCTGAGGCCATTCTTTACTATCAAGGATATGGCGAGCGCACCGCGCTCAAGCTGCTCCACAGATATTTTTTCAATATGCTCGGCGGAGTGACGACCCTGCGGGGTTCGCTGTGCGGCGGGGCAGGGCAGGGGGCGCAAAATCTTGATTTCGGCGAGAGGGTGTCCCATGATCCCCTCGATCATCGCAACAGCCGCTCCATGGTGCTGTGGGCGAGGAACCCGGCCTCCACCAATATCTGCCTCGTGCCCATCATCCGCGATATCAGGAAGCGCGGCGGCTCGGTCATCGTCATCGACCCTGCGGGCACCAGATCTGCCGCCCTGGCCGATCACCACATCAGACCCAGGCCCGGCTATGACGGCTACTTGGCCATGGCTGCGGCCAAGCTCATCCTCTCGGCCGGGGGCGAGGACCGGGAATTTATCAATCACTTTAGCGAGGGTTATGAACGGTTCCGGGCCATTCTGGACCGTCATGGCGTGGCCGAGTTGTGCGCCATGGCCGGGGTGAGCACCACGGACGCCGTGATCCTGGCCAATACCCTCATGGCACAGAAGCCCACCTCCGTCCTGCTCGGCTGGGGGCTGCACCGCTATGAGAACGCCCATTACCTGATCCGAGCCGTGGATGCCCTTGGGGCTATAAGCGGCAACATCGGCGTGCCCGGAGGCGGCGTCAGCCAGGGTTTCGAGGAATACGGACCATTCGACCGGCACTACTGGGGCGACACCCTCAACCCGCCGCGCCGGACCCTGCTCATCGCCAGGGTGGGCGAGGAAATCCTCAACGCCGTGGACCCGAAAATCCGAATGATCTTCGTCACGGCGGCCAATCCGCTGTGCATGGCCCCCAACACGGCCAAGGTGGCCGAGGCCTTCGACAGCGCCGAGTTCGTGGTCTACTCCGGCCATTTCATGGACGACACGGCGGATCATGCCCAGGTTTTCCTGCCTGCTACGACCTTTCTGGAGGAGGACGACGTCACGGCCAGCTACGGCCACAACTATGTCGGGCCGGTCAACCGGGTCATCGAGCCGGTGGGCGAGTGCCGCTCCGAGTATCGCATGTTTCACGGGCTGGCGGCCCGGTTTCCCTTTGCGGATCGGTTCCGGCGGAACGAGGACGAGTGGCTGCGCGACCTGTGCGCGCCCATATGGGCTATGGGCTGCGATCTGCCCGCCCTGCGGCGCGGTGCATTCAGGCTTGATGCGCCCATGGTCCCCTACGCGGACCGGACATTCCCCACCCCCTCAGGCAAATTCCGCTTCATGACCGAATTCGAGCCCGGCGAGTTGCCGCGGCACGACCCGGAATATCCGTACCGCCTGCTGACCATCGCGCCCCATGGCTTCATCTGCTCGGAGCGGACCATGGCCGACCACGAGCCCCTCCCGATCATCATCCTCAACGCGCAGGAGGCCGCAAACAACGGGTTGCGCGACAACGACCCCGTGCTCGTGACCAGCCCTGTTGGCCGGGTCCGGGCCAAGCTTCAGGTGGACTTGGATCAGCGCCCTGACGTGGCCGTGACCGAGCGCGGCGGTTGGACCAAGGCGGGCCACGGGCTCAATCTGCTTACTCGGGATATGGTCAGCGCTGTGGGTCAGGGCACTCCCTTTTACGAAACGGCGGTGGCCATCACCCCTTGCCCGCAGGAGGGGGGCATGGGTGCGCGAGTTTTGGTGGTGCGGCATAGTCCCCATGCTCCAGGCGGGGTGTTTTGCAAAGAGTTGGAGCGGCTGGGCGCGATGCTGACCACAGTCAGTCCCCTCGAGGGCGATGCCCTGCCGCAGAGTCCGGACAACTATGAAGGGCTGGTGGTTCTTGGTGGCCCGCAGCACGCCTTTGACGACAAGGCCTCGCCGCATTTTGTGCCGCTGATGCGTCTGATGCGCGAGTTCGATGCAGCTGGCAGGCCTGTGGCGGGCATCTGCCTTGGGTGCCAGCTACTGGCCAGGGCTTACGGCGGCAAAACGTGGACCATGGACGGTCTCGAATTCGGCTTCATCACCCATCGGGTGACCAAAGCTGGCATGGCCGACCGCGTCATCGGCAGTGCCCTGCCGCTGCCGCCCCTGATGGAGTTTCACGAGGATTCCTTTGACCTGCCTGAAGGAGCTGAACTGCTTGTGATCGGAGACTTCTGCGCCAACCAGTGCTTTCGCATCGGTAACAATGCCTATGGATTCCAGTTTCACCTGGAGGTGGACTCGCGAATCGCGGACTATTGGATCACGGGCTTTCGTAATGGGGAGTTTGGCAATTACGCCGGGTATGTGGG
- a CDS encoding carbohydrate ABC transporter permease produces the protein MHDKNLSPLQAVILMLALAIVLFPVFWILMTAIKPPTDWNASPAIWIPTEPTLVNFQTLFDPEALGKYGVGGVSQPATKAVLGSLMATIVATALSVTIGLFSAIGISRYSSGGKATPLIILSGRMFPPAAIAVPFVIIFSNVGLIDSYAGLIAIYVAVTLPFSTWMLKSFVDDLPREIEEAAMIDGRSKLMAHLTVTIPLIKGGLFATTMFIFILNWSEFMFALVLSYTDVSTIPVQLAKYVTATAGTLYGVQAALAVLAMIPLVVVGYLIQSHLARGMTFGAIKQ, from the coding sequence ATGCACGACAAGAATCTCTCCCCGCTGCAAGCGGTCATTTTGATGCTGGCCCTGGCCATAGTCCTCTTCCCGGTCTTCTGGATTCTGATGACGGCCATCAAACCGCCCACGGACTGGAACGCCTCGCCCGCCATCTGGATTCCCACGGAGCCGACCCTGGTCAACTTCCAGACCCTGTTCGATCCCGAGGCCCTGGGCAAATACGGCGTGGGCGGTGTCAGCCAGCCTGCCACCAAGGCCGTACTCGGCTCGCTCATGGCCACCATCGTGGCCACGGCCTTGTCCGTGACCATCGGCCTCTTCTCGGCCATCGGCATCTCGCGCTACAGCAGCGGCGGCAAGGCAACGCCCCTGATCATCCTCTCGGGGCGGATGTTTCCGCCAGCTGCCATCGCCGTGCCGTTTGTCATTATTTTTTCAAATGTCGGGCTCATCGACAGCTATGCCGGACTCATCGCCATCTACGTGGCCGTGACCTTGCCGTTCTCCACCTGGATGCTCAAGAGCTTCGTGGACGACCTTCCCCGGGAGATCGAGGAGGCGGCCATGATCGACGGCCGCTCCAAGCTCATGGCCCATCTGACAGTGACCATCCCGCTGATCAAGGGCGGGTTGTTCGCCACGACCATGTTCATCTTCATCCTAAACTGGTCGGAGTTCATGTTCGCCCTGGTGCTCTCCTATACCGACGTCAGCACCATCCCGGTACAACTGGCCAAGTATGTGACGGCCACGGCGGGCACCCTGTATGGCGTCCAGGCCGCCCTGGCCGTCCTGGCCATGATTCCGCTGGTCGTAGTGGGGTATCTCATCCAGTCGCATCTCGCCCGCGGCATGACCTTTGGAGCGATCAAGCAATGA
- a CDS encoding ABC transporter ATP-binding protein, translating into MSKPKLELVSLHKEYDNGSVIAVEDIDLRVEAGETVALLGSSGCGKSTTLNMIVGLESPTSGDIQIDGKSVVAVPAGKRNVGLVFQDYAVFTSMTVRKNLAFGLEVRGKYVLEINRAVEAVAELLGMSDKLEAKAKDLGGSELQRVAIGRTLVTKPSILLLDEPLSNLETSARLAMRKELRRLQSEIGLTIIYVTHDQVEALSLADRIAVMNAGRILQIEKASTICARPGHTFVAGFLGSPPMNLVRGKFEESGGEVFFRRGDFSLSLGAGATVPEGYFTLGMRAESIRLASGADVRFTGRVIMLEPRGSEAVLTVDVGKKMLKVVVPPHARLAEGEVVGLNVDQESLHFFDGDSNRATSLEFAGRIF; encoded by the coding sequence ATGAGCAAGCCAAAACTCGAACTGGTCTCTCTACACAAGGAATACGACAACGGCTCGGTCATCGCGGTGGAGGACATCGACCTGCGTGTCGAGGCCGGGGAGACCGTGGCCTTGCTCGGTTCGTCCGGCTGCGGAAAGTCCACGACCCTGAACATGATCGTGGGCCTTGAGTCGCCCACTTCCGGTGACATCCAGATCGACGGCAAGTCCGTGGTTGCCGTGCCGGCCGGCAAGCGCAACGTGGGGCTCGTGTTTCAGGACTATGCAGTCTTCACATCCATGACCGTGCGCAAGAATCTCGCCTTTGGCCTAGAGGTGCGCGGCAAGTATGTGCTGGAGATCAACCGGGCGGTGGAGGCGGTGGCCGAACTGCTCGGCATGTCCGACAAACTGGAGGCCAAGGCCAAGGATTTGGGCGGTTCCGAATTGCAGCGGGTGGCCATCGGTCGGACCCTGGTCACCAAGCCCTCCATCCTGCTTCTGGACGAGCCCCTCTCCAACCTGGAGACTTCGGCCCGGCTGGCCATGCGCAAGGAACTGCGCCGGCTCCAGAGTGAAATCGGCCTGACCATCATCTATGTCACCCACGACCAGGTGGAGGCGCTCTCCCTGGCCGACCGCATCGCAGTCATGAACGCGGGCCGGATTCTTCAGATAGAGAAGGCCTCCACCATCTGCGCCAGGCCGGGGCACACATTCGTAGCCGGGTTCCTTGGCTCGCCGCCCATGAATCTGGTCCGGGGGAAGTTCGAGGAGAGCGGCGGCGAAGTGTTCTTCCGGCGCGGCGATTTTTCCCTGTCCCTCGGGGCAGGCGCGACTGTTCCGGAGGGCTACTTCACCTTGGGCATGCGTGCGGAGTCCATTCGTCTCGCCTCGGGTGCGGACGTCAGGTTCACCGGGCGGGTCATAATGCTTGAGCCGCGTGGCTCTGAGGCGGTGCTGACCGTGGACGTGGGCAAGAAGATGCTCAAGGTCGTGGTGCCGCCCCATGCCCGGCTGGCAGAGGGTGAAGTGGTTGGTCTGAATGTGGATCAGGAGTCCCTGCATTTCTTTGATGGCGATAGCAACCGCGCAACGAGCCTCGAATTTGCCGGGAGGATTTTTTGA
- a CDS encoding sugar ABC transporter permease, with translation MPTTKPLRNKPSGLSNSAIARMFTLPGQVVSVLVLVVPLMVALYMSFTDWSPTRGSLFDAGFVGFENYSELLVWDTRFLFAVLRTVLISVVCLSLEFVLGLGLAVLFLRRFRGKSLLFSAFLTPMMILPVVVGYIFWMLFQSNGPINQMIEFVFGAEATVEWFRSSTAAIIAVIVTEVWHWTPLFFLILLSGLNAVPENPVRAAVILGANPRQVFWRVIMPTLKPVIIVAFVIRSMEIIKLFDEVFMLTRGGPGSATETISLYIYKLAFNDFQLAYGAAAAFIVLVGSLLLVHLLLAPVRDQLLETER, from the coding sequence ATGCCAACAACCAAGCCGCTCCGCAACAAGCCGAGCGGTCTCAGCAACAGCGCCATTGCCCGGATGTTCACCCTGCCCGGGCAGGTGGTCTCCGTGTTGGTCCTGGTGGTGCCCCTCATGGTGGCCCTGTACATGAGCTTCACCGACTGGTCTCCGACGCGCGGGTCACTCTTCGATGCCGGGTTCGTCGGGTTTGAAAATTATAGCGAACTGCTCGTCTGGGACACGCGCTTTCTCTTCGCCGTGCTGCGCACCGTTCTCATCTCCGTGGTCTGCCTGAGTCTCGAATTCGTCCTCGGGCTGGGCCTTGCCGTGCTTTTCTTGCGTCGGTTCAGGGGAAAATCGCTGCTCTTTTCCGCCTTTCTCACGCCCATGATGATTCTGCCCGTGGTCGTGGGGTATATTTTCTGGATGCTCTTCCAGTCCAACGGCCCCATCAACCAGATGATCGAGTTCGTCTTCGGGGCCGAAGCCACGGTAGAGTGGTTCCGCAGTTCCACGGCGGCCATCATCGCCGTGATCGTCACCGAAGTATGGCACTGGACGCCGCTCTTCTTCCTTATTTTGCTCTCGGGCCTCAACGCCGTGCCCGAGAACCCGGTCAGGGCCGCGGTCATCCTGGGTGCCAACCCCCGCCAGGTGTTCTGGCGGGTGATCATGCCCACCCTCAAGCCGGTGATCATCGTGGCCTTCGTCATCCGGTCCATGGAGATCATCAAGCTCTTTGACGAGGTCTTCATGCTCACCCGCGGCGGCCCGGGATCAGCCACCGAGACCATCAGTCTCTACATCTACAAGCTGGCCTTCAACGACTTTCAGTTGGCGTACGGGGCGGCCGCCGCATTCATCGTGCTCGTCGGTTCCCTGCTGCTGGTTCACCTTCTGCTCGCCCCGGTGCGGGACCAACTCCTGGAGACCGAACGCTGA
- a CDS encoding extracellular solute-binding protein yields the protein MSRRDFLRKMSILGISAVVANAVAVSPLGALNAYAAIKGAEDRAWELAKAAAAKAEKKTLTLLIPTGSIGNMTPYVDKWKNELGITLEFIEEPDEVVHTKGMQEAVAKTGRYDVMMPTAMSYPDWIDSGVIYDLTEWTEKYDPELFNKDWGVVFPASHHAQLYNGRVAGLLNDGDQITLLCRDDKLKDPAKVKAFEDKFGRKLAVPDTWAEYRDLAEFMHDPANGFYGSLEYRSPYYVKWMFMQRLVSKGVLYFDGDMNPTFNSDEGVQVLEEMLAMNQFLHPDAFSFTWSSNYNAFGRGEGFMNIVWPSGFKYSKAPSTGPATTGKIAATVMPADFTKDGTKVYAGLFCWGYGYAVSKYSANPELAYAYAQWMTSPTISADAIPYLGGYSDPYRVNHMLAPTQRLIDTYSPEYLKTLYDNMVNTVPDFCLPGGFEYQDALDKQVHACMTGAKKPKDALAAAAQSFERITRRIGKDKVRKSWLSLAKNLAEPIRKASGADKWS from the coding sequence ATGTCCCGCCGGGATTTTCTCAGGAAGATGTCCATCCTGGGCATCTCTGCCGTGGTGGCCAATGCCGTGGCTGTCTCGCCCCTTGGTGCGCTCAATGCCTACGCGGCCATCAAGGGTGCCGAGGACCGCGCCTGGGAGCTGGCCAAGGCGGCGGCCGCCAAGGCCGAGAAAAAGACACTGACCCTGCTCATCCCCACCGGCTCCATCGGCAACATGACCCCGTACGTGGACAAGTGGAAGAACGAGCTTGGCATCACCCTGGAATTCATTGAGGAGCCCGACGAGGTCGTCCACACCAAGGGCATGCAGGAGGCCGTGGCCAAGACCGGCCGCTACGACGTGATGATGCCCACGGCCATGTCCTACCCGGATTGGATCGACTCCGGCGTCATCTACGATCTGACCGAATGGACCGAAAAGTACGATCCCGAGCTTTTCAACAAGGATTGGGGCGTGGTCTTCCCGGCCAGCCATCATGCCCAGCTCTACAACGGGCGCGTGGCGGGCCTGCTCAACGACGGTGACCAGATCACGCTGCTGTGCCGCGACGACAAGCTCAAGGACCCGGCCAAGGTCAAGGCCTTTGAGGACAAGTTCGGCCGCAAGCTCGCCGTGCCCGACACCTGGGCCGAGTACCGCGACCTGGCCGAATTCATGCACGACCCGGCAAACGGATTTTACGGCAGCCTCGAATACCGTTCGCCCTACTATGTCAAGTGGATGTTCATGCAGCGCCTCGTGTCCAAGGGCGTACTCTACTTCGACGGCGACATGAATCCAACCTTCAACTCCGACGAGGGCGTCCAGGTACTCGAAGAGATGCTGGCCATGAACCAGTTCCTGCATCCCGACGCCTTCAGCTTCACCTGGTCCTCCAACTACAACGCCTTTGGCCGGGGCGAAGGCTTTATGAACATCGTCTGGCCGTCGGGCTTCAAGTATTCCAAGGCCCCGTCCACCGGCCCGGCCACCACCGGCAAGATCGCGGCCACGGTCATGCCCGCCGACTTCACCAAGGACGGCACCAAGGTATACGCGGGCCTGTTCTGCTGGGGCTACGGCTACGCTGTCTCCAAATACTCCGCCAACCCGGAGCTGGCCTACGCCTACGCCCAGTGGATGACCTCGCCCACCATCTCGGCCGACGCCATTCCCTACCTGGGCGGCTACTCCGATCCCTACCGCGTCAACCACATGCTCGCGCCCACCCAGCGGCTGATCGACACCTACTCCCCGGAGTACCTCAAGACCCTGTACGACAACATGGTCAACACCGTTCCCGACTTCTGTCTGCCCGGTGGATTCGAGTATCAGGACGCCCTGGACAAGCAGGTGCACGCATGCATGACCGGCGCCAAGAAGCCCAAGGACGCCCTGGCGGCCGCAGCCCAATCCTTTGAGCGCATCACCCGCCGCATCGGCAAGGACAAGGTACGCAAATCCTGGCTTTCCCTGGCCAAGAACTTGGCCGAACCCATCAGGAAGGCCAGCGGTGCGGACAAGTGGAGCTAA
- a CDS encoding ABC transporter ATP-binding protein, translated as MNDAAMNRQRHTLCLDGVSKRFRATKALDEVSFKVPEGSLTVILGSAGAGKTTTLRLIAGLDKPDAGRIELAGSDVAGWEPKDRNVAMIFDNLALYPDKTGFDNIASPLVIRGENREVIKGRVGEMARTLQITHIMKRLPKTMSGGERQRVALGRALIRTPNLFLLDEPLSSLDAKLRIELRAELRRMQREHGHTFLLATPDFHEAMGIADTIVMLREGRVVQIETPQTMYDQPADREVAEFIGAPRINLVAASHDPDTASLRFAGACVDLPVHLRRLLGLASAEFELGIRPEHLRLADPDSASIRAELIDVESLGPRSVITVRNEAAELRLLVDSLDTVSLELHSPVGVELAHAARFLAFDPATGRRMRPDA; from the coding sequence ATGAACGATGCGGCTATGAACCGGCAACGCCACACCCTGTGCTTGGATGGTGTCAGCAAGCGTTTTCGAGCCACAAAGGCCCTTGACGAGGTCAGCTTCAAAGTGCCCGAGGGCTCACTGACGGTCATCCTTGGCTCTGCTGGGGCCGGCAAGACCACCACGCTGCGTCTCATCGCCGGGCTCGACAAACCCGACGCGGGGCGCATTGAGCTTGCGGGCAGCGATGTGGCCGGGTGGGAGCCCAAGGACCGCAACGTGGCCATGATTTTCGACAACTTGGCCCTGTATCCGGACAAGACCGGGTTCGACAATATCGCCAGTCCTCTGGTCATCCGGGGAGAGAATAGGGAGGTCATCAAGGGGCGGGTAGGCGAGATGGCCCGGACCCTCCAGATCACCCACATCATGAAACGGCTTCCCAAGACCATGAGCGGCGGCGAGCGTCAGCGAGTGGCACTGGGTCGAGCCCTTATCCGCACCCCGAACTTGTTTCTGCTCGACGAGCCGCTGTCGAGTCTGGACGCCAAGCTGCGCATTGAGCTGCGGGCCGAGCTGCGGCGCATGCAGCGTGAGCACGGCCATACCTTCCTGCTGGCCACGCCGGACTTCCACGAGGCCATGGGCATCGCTGACACTATCGTCATGCTTCGCGAGGGGCGGGTGGTTCAGATCGAAACGCCTCAGACCATGTACGACCAGCCCGCCGACCGGGAGGTGGCCGAGTTCATCGGCGCGCCCCGGATCAACCTGGTAGCGGCCAGTCATGATCCCGATACGGCCAGCCTACGCTTTGCCGGGGCGTGCGTGGATCTTCCGGTCCATCTGCGCAGGCTGCTTGGGCTTGCCTCGGCCGAGTTCGAGCTTGGAATTCGACCCGAGCATCTCCGGTTGGCCGACCCGGACAGTGCGTCCATTCGGGCCGAGCTGATCGATGTTGAGTCACTGGGACCTCGCTCGGTGATCACGGTGCGCAATGAGGCGGCGGAACTGCGCCTGCTGGTGGACAGCCTGGACACCGTTTCCCTCGAACTGCACAGTCCCGTTGGCGTCGAGCTGGCCCATGCCGCGAGGTTCCTCGCCTTTGATCCCGCCACAGGCAGGCGCATGCGCCCGGATGCGTAG
- a CDS encoding radical SAM protein — translation MINIFITYRCNLACRYCFARELIDEYPQDMDEVRFDTLLSWMRKTALPAAAFIGGEPTLHPDLADMIERTTDAGIAPVLFTNGLFRPGLAERLAPLVSNFVVNYNDPSLYTPVQRNTLRATLSRLHDLGARITFSKNFSHECCEFEYLLSGCEEYGVSSVRYDISRPSASAANDHFTNAEMAGIISHIVRFVKGCEERGIRTGLDCSVRLCDLRVEDRSYLERVSMKFTGVCHPSIDVHPDLSASYCLPMSDIRVADVTAYPNRDALMWHFAELVRPVRQASVSGECFDCRDFMRRCQGGCMALNRSQCDRPDSPACAPNLPEIK, via the coding sequence ATGATCAATATATTCATCACCTATCGCTGCAACCTTGCCTGCCGTTACTGCTTTGCCCGGGAGTTGATCGACGAATACCCGCAGGACATGGACGAGGTCCGGTTCGACACACTGCTCAGTTGGATGCGCAAAACCGCGCTCCCTGCCGCCGCCTTCATCGGCGGTGAGCCGACCCTGCACCCGGATCTGGCGGACATGATCGAGCGCACCACAGATGCCGGGATAGCACCAGTGCTTTTCACCAACGGCCTCTTCCGGCCCGGTCTGGCGGAACGACTTGCACCTTTGGTCTCCAACTTCGTGGTCAACTACAACGATCCGTCGCTGTACACCCCGGTCCAGCGCAATACCCTGCGCGCCACCCTGTCGCGGCTGCACGATTTGGGTGCACGGATCACTTTTTCCAAGAATTTTTCTCACGAGTGCTGTGAGTTCGAGTATCTGCTCAGTGGGTGCGAGGAGTATGGTGTGTCCTCGGTGCGGTATGACATCTCGCGGCCGAGCGCCAGCGCTGCCAATGATCACTTCACCAATGCCGAAATGGCTGGTATAATCTCGCACATCGTTCGTTTCGTGAAGGGATGCGAGGAGAGGGGCATCCGCACCGGCCTAGATTGCAGCGTCAGACTGTGCGACCTCAGGGTGGAGGATCGCAGCTATCTCGAGCGCGTGTCCATGAAGTTTACCGGCGTATGCCACCCGTCCATCGACGTGCACCCGGATCTGTCTGCCTCTTACTGCCTACCCATGAGTGACATTCGCGTGGCGGACGTGACCGCCTATCCCAACCGGGACGCACTGATGTGGCATTTTGCCGAGCTGGTGCGGCCAGTTCGTCAAGCCAGCGTCTCGGGCGAATGTTTTGATTGCCGGGATTTTATGCGGAGGTGCCAAGGCGGGTGCATGGCCCTCAATCGCTCGCAGTGCGACCGTCCCGATAGTCCAGCCTGTGCCCCCAACCTACCGGAGATCAAATGA